The Pseudomonas aeruginosa genome includes the window GTGGGTGGCGAGCAAGAACCTGCTGCTCTTCGGCGGCTCGTTCATCGCCATCTGCCTGGTGCTCGGAGTGTTCCTCGCAGTGCTGCTGGACCAGCGCATCCGCCGCGAAGGCTTCATCCGCACCCTCTACCTGTATCCCATGGCGTTGTCGATGATCGTCACCGGCACCGCCTGGAAGTGGCTGCTCAATCCGGGCCTGGGCCTGGACAAGCTGCTCCGCGACTGGGGCTGGGAAGGTTTCCGCTTCGACTGGCTGGTGGACCCGGAGCGGGTCGTCTACTGCCTGGTGATCGCCGCCGTGTGGCAGGCCTCCGGCTTCGTCATGGCGCTGTTCCTCGCCGGCCTGCGCGGGGTCGACCCGGCCATCGTGCGCGCCGCCCAGGTCGACGGTGCGAGCCTGCCGACCATCTACCTGCGCATCGTCCTGCCGAGCCTGCGCCCGGTGTTCTTCAGCGCGCTGATGATCCTCGCCCATATCGCGATCAAGAGCTTCGACCTGGTGGCGGCGATGACCGCCGGCGGCCCGGGTTATTCCTCCGACCTGCCGGCGATGTTCATGTATGCGCATACCTTCACCCGTGGCCAGATGGGGCTCGGCGCGGCGAGCGCGATGCTGATGCTCGGCGCTGTACTGGCGATCGTGGTGCCTTACCTGTATTCCGAACTGCGAGGCAAGCGCCATGCGTGACGCGTCCCTGAACCCGAGCTTCAGCGTCAGCCGCCTGGCCGTGCACCTGACCCTCTGGGGCGCCTGCGCGCTTTACCTGGTGCCGCTGCTGGTGATGCTGCTGACCAGCTTCAAGACGCCGGACGACATCCGCACCGGCAACCTGCTGTCGCTGCCCGACACCTTCACCGTCATCGGCTGGCTCAAGGCCTGGGACAGCGTCGGCGCGTTCTTCTGGAACTCGGTGCTGATCACCGTGCCCGGCGTGCTGATCTCCACCTTCATCGGCGCGTTGAACGGCTACGTGCTGTCGATGTGGCGCTTCCGCGGTTCCCAGCTGTTCTTCGGCGCGCTGTTGTTCGGCTGCTTCCTGCCGTTCCAGGTGATCCTCCTGCCGATGTCCTTCACCCTCGGCAAGCTCGGCCTGGCCAATACCACCAGTGGCCTGGTGCTGGTCCACGTGATCTACGGCCTGGCCTTCACCACGCTGTTCTTCCGCAACTATTTCGTGGCGATCCCGGATGCCCTGGTCAAGGCCGCGCGCCTGGACGGCGCCGGCTTCTTCACCATCTTCCTGCGCATCCTGCTACCGATGTCCACGCCCATCGTGATGGTCTGCCTGATCTGGCAGTTCACCCAGATCTGGAACGACTTCCTGTTCGGCGTGGTGTTCGCCAGCGGCGATTCGCAACCGATCACCGTGGCCCTGAACAACCTGGTGAACATCACCACCGGGGTCAAGGAATACAACGTCGACATGGCCGCGGCGATGATCGCCGCGCTGCCCACGCTGGTGGTCTACGTACTGGCCGGCAAGTACTTCGTGCGCGGCCTCACCGCCGGCGCCGTGAAAGGCTGAGACGGGTCGCTGACCCCGGAGACGAACGAAACATGGCAACCCTCGAACTGCGCAACCTGCACAAGAGCTACGGCAGCGGCCTGGCGGATACCCTCAGGGACATCCGGCTGAAGATCGACTCCGGCGAATTCCTGATCCTCGTCGGGCCCTCGGGTTGCGGCAAGTCGACCCTGATGAACTGCATCGCCGGGCTGGAGAGCATCACCGGCGGTGCGATCCTGGTGGACGGCCAGGACATCAGCGGCATGAGCCCCAAGGACCGCGACATCGCCATGGTCTTCCAGTCCTACGCCCTGTACCCGACCATGAGCGTGCGCGAGAACATCGCCTTCGGCCTGAAGATCCGCAAGATGCCCCAGGCCGCCATCGACGAGGAGGTGGCGCGGGTGGCCCGGCTGTTGCAGATCGAGCACCTGCTCGAACGCAAGCCCTCGCAGCTCTCCGGCGGCCAGCAGCAGCGGGTGGCCATGGGCCGGGCGCTGGCGCGGCGGCCCAAGGTCTACCTGTTCGACGAGCCGCTGTCCAACCTCGATGCCAAGCTGCGGGTGGAAATGCGCACCGAGCTGAAGCTGATGCACCAGCGGCTGAAGACCACGACCGTGTATGTCACCCACGACCAGATCGAGGCCATGACCCTCGGCGACAAGGTGGCGGTGATGAAGGACGGCGTCATCCAGCAGTTCGGCACGCCGCAGCAGATCTACAACGACCCGGCCAACCTGTTCGTCGCCAGCTTCATCGGTTCGCCGCCGATGAATTTCATTCCGTTGCGCCTGCAGCGCCGGGACGGACGCTGGACCGGCCTGCTCGATAGCGGCCAGGACCGTATCGAACTGCCGCTGAGCCTGGAGCCCGGCCTGGAGGAGGGGCGCGAGCTGATCCTCGGCGTACGACCGGAGCAGATCGCCCTGGGCGATGGCAGCGCTGCCCATGACCTGCGTACCGAGGTCGAGGTGCTCGAACCGACCGGGCCGGACACCCTGGTCTTCGTCACCGTCAACCAGGTCAAGGTCTGTTGCCGCCTGGCGCCGGACGTCGCGCCGGCCGCGGGCAGCGGCATGAGCCTGCGCTTCGATCCCGCGCGGGTCCTGCTGTTCGACGCGCAGAGCGGCGAGCGCGTGGCCGTGCGCACGGCGGGCGTGGTGGCGGAGAAGGTCACCGCCTTGAACGGCAATCGCCAGAAGAACTCCTGAATCCTTTCGTACTGCCTAGACCACAACCACGAGGACGCTGGAAATGTACAAGAACAAGAAAACCAGACCGGCCGCCAGGACC containing:
- a CDS encoding carbohydrate ABC transporter permease, which codes for MATNSPVYPKAPVAPRRVSPLDRLQGWLPKLVLAPSVVVVLFCMYGYIGWTLLLSFTNSRFMPSYKWAGLSQYQRLWDNDRWWVASKNLLLFGGSFIAICLVLGVFLAVLLDQRIRREGFIRTLYLYPMALSMIVTGTAWKWLLNPGLGLDKLLRDWGWEGFRFDWLVDPERVVYCLVIAAVWQASGFVMALFLAGLRGVDPAIVRAAQVDGASLPTIYLRIVLPSLRPVFFSALMILAHIAIKSFDLVAAMTAGGPGYSSDLPAMFMYAHTFTRGQMGLGAASAMLMLGAVLAIVVPYLYSELRGKRHA
- a CDS encoding carbohydrate ABC transporter permease gives rise to the protein MRDASLNPSFSVSRLAVHLTLWGACALYLVPLLVMLLTSFKTPDDIRTGNLLSLPDTFTVIGWLKAWDSVGAFFWNSVLITVPGVLISTFIGALNGYVLSMWRFRGSQLFFGALLFGCFLPFQVILLPMSFTLGKLGLANTTSGLVLVHVIYGLAFTTLFFRNYFVAIPDALVKAARLDGAGFFTIFLRILLPMSTPIVMVCLIWQFTQIWNDFLFGVVFASGDSQPITVALNNLVNITTGVKEYNVDMAAAMIAALPTLVVYVLAGKYFVRGLTAGAVKG
- a CDS encoding ABC transporter ATP-binding protein yields the protein MATLELRNLHKSYGSGLADTLRDIRLKIDSGEFLILVGPSGCGKSTLMNCIAGLESITGGAILVDGQDISGMSPKDRDIAMVFQSYALYPTMSVRENIAFGLKIRKMPQAAIDEEVARVARLLQIEHLLERKPSQLSGGQQQRVAMGRALARRPKVYLFDEPLSNLDAKLRVEMRTELKLMHQRLKTTTVYVTHDQIEAMTLGDKVAVMKDGVIQQFGTPQQIYNDPANLFVASFIGSPPMNFIPLRLQRRDGRWTGLLDSGQDRIELPLSLEPGLEEGRELILGVRPEQIALGDGSAAHDLRTEVEVLEPTGPDTLVFVTVNQVKVCCRLAPDVAPAAGSGMSLRFDPARVLLFDAQSGERVAVRTAGVVAEKVTALNGNRQKNS